Proteins encoded in a region of the Pangasianodon hypophthalmus isolate fPanHyp1 chromosome 21, fPanHyp1.pri, whole genome shotgun sequence genome:
- the LOC113533469 gene encoding macrophage mannose receptor 1-like gives MYTDLATIDSINDVNSLMNEVVLGYIGSLWIGLNRGTQAQWGWSRGDAPLANYSNWDAGRPNGSGQCVVNINNVWRDYNCTVPLYFVCYYEGKGYILVQSNKTWQDAQSYCRSYYTDLATIRSPWEQKQLIELVGRGVFVWIGLFLDTWEWSDQWSLFFRNWALGQPSSTSGNCAAMMTNDSGKWTVQNCNAALPFICYGEENMVKRKNIIKIKVAYSGTANLNDLSMQAVILKEIEKKIIGQSKANDIKLSWKLRSDGNVFVKQGSRDKNG, from the exons ATGTACACTGATCTGGCTACCATAGATAGCATTAATGATGTGAATAGTCTCATGAATGAAGTTGTGCTTGGCTACATTGGTTCTTTATGGATTGGACTAAACAGAGGTACACAAGCACAGTGGGGCTGGTCTCGAGGGGATGCGCCTCTAGCCAATTACAGCAACTGGGATGCAGGGAGGCCAAATGGTTCTGGACAATGTGTAGTTAATATCAACAATGTCTGGCGTGATTACAATTGCACAGTACCTCTATATTTTGTGTGCTACTATG AGGGAAAAGGATACATCCTGGTACAGTCTAACAAAACCTGGCAAGATGCTCAGAGTTACTGCCGAAGCTACTACACTGATCTGGCAACAATCCGCTCTCCGTGGGAACAGAAGCAGTTGATAGAACTTGTTGGTAGAGGAGTCTTTGTTTGGATCGGCTTGTTCCTAGATACTTGGGAGTGGTCTGACCAGTGGAGCCTCTTTTTCAGAAACTGGGCATTAGGACAACCAAGTTCCACATCTGGTAACTGCGCTGCTATGATGACAAATGATTCTGGAAAATGGACTGTTCAGAATTGCAATGCAGCACTTCCTTTTATCTGCTATGGAG AAGAAAACATGGTGAagagaaaaaacataataaaaatcaaagtgGCTTACAGTGGAACAGCAAATCTCAATGATCTGTCAATGCAGGCAGTGATCTTGAAGGAA attgaaaaaaaaattatagggCAGAGCAAGGCTAATGATATCAAACTGAGCTGGAAATTGAGGAGTGATGGAAACGTGTTTGTGAAGCAAGGATCCAGAGATAAGAATGGATAG